Proteins encoded by one window of Companilactobacillus ginsenosidimutans:
- a CDS encoding peroxiredoxin yields MFINKEIPDFNVKGYQNGEINDYTKQDLMGKWSIIFFYPADFSFVCPTELSELQDDYEEFKKNNAEVYSVSVDSEFSHKAWADATDTIKKIQYPMLSDQTHQLSNYFDLLDSESGQAYRGVFIVNPEGIIKSYTINAMGIGRNADEILRTLQAAQFVAENGDNVCPANWHPGEKTIKPSTDLVGKI; encoded by the coding sequence ATGTTTATTAACAAAGAAATACCTGACTTTAATGTCAAGGGTTACCAAAATGGTGAAATCAATGATTATACTAAGCAAGATTTAATGGGGAAATGGTCAATCATTTTCTTCTATCCTGCTGATTTCTCATTCGTATGCCCTACTGAATTGAGTGAATTACAAGATGATTATGAAGAATTCAAGAAGAACAATGCTGAAGTTTATTCAGTTTCTGTTGATAGTGAATTCTCACATAAAGCATGGGCTGACGCTACTGATACTATCAAGAAGATTCAATACCCAATGCTTTCTGATCAAACTCATCAACTTTCAAACTACTTCGACTTGTTGGACAGCGAAAGCGGTCAAGCATATCGTGGTGTCTTCATCGTTAATCCCGAGGGTATCATCAAATCATATACAATTAACGCAATGGGAATTGGTAGAAATGCTGATGAAATTCTCAGAACATTGCAAGCAGCTCAATTTGTTGCCGAAAATGGTGACAATGTATGTCCTGCCAACTGGCATCCAGGGGAAAAGACAATCAAGCCTTCAACCGATTTAGTTGGTAAAATTTAG
- a CDS encoding GNAT family N-acetyltransferase: protein MWELKQFKDMSKEEVFKMYKLRSEVFVVEQTRIYQDVDDTDLTAWHLLNFDEDNLLSYARIFPEAEHISFGRVVVAKQNRGNGNGAKLVQQILDTIKTKFPGKNIEIHAEDYVQHFYEKFGFERVGDVITFNNSPHVKMILNN, encoded by the coding sequence ATGTGGGAACTTAAACAATTCAAAGATATGTCAAAAGAGGAAGTATTTAAAATGTACAAGCTAAGATCGGAAGTATTTGTTGTTGAACAAACTCGAATCTATCAAGATGTCGATGACACCGATTTAACAGCCTGGCACCTACTCAATTTTGACGAGGACAATCTACTTTCGTATGCCAGAATTTTTCCAGAGGCTGAACACATTTCTTTTGGCCGTGTCGTAGTTGCAAAACAAAATCGTGGTAATGGAAATGGTGCTAAACTTGTTCAACAAATTCTCGATACAATCAAAACTAAATTTCCTGGTAAAAATATCGAGATTCACGCTGAAGATTATGTCCAACATTTTTATGAAAAATTTGGTTTTGAACGAGTTGGTGATGTGATAACTTTCAATAATTCTCCACATGTCAAAATGATTCTTAATAATTAG
- a CDS encoding MarR family winged helix-turn-helix transcriptional regulator, translating into MLSLKEIATIRSFNRRYTTVLGLLNKQVFDTTLSFTEARVMQKIAEISNITPKNIATSLNLDPSYTSRILKKLNKLGLIIITQSTIDARSKILTLSSNGKKQVKVLDDDSNIQIQDLIAKLNADEQQRLYQSFSTIQKLLFKEEK; encoded by the coding sequence ATGCTATCACTTAAAGAAATCGCAACCATCCGTTCTTTTAATAGAAGATACACAACTGTGTTGGGTTTATTAAACAAACAAGTTTTTGATACCACGCTCAGTTTTACTGAAGCCAGAGTCATGCAGAAAATTGCTGAAATTAGTAACATTACCCCAAAAAATATTGCAACATCATTAAACTTAGACCCCAGCTACACTAGTAGAATTTTGAAAAAGTTAAATAAGTTGGGATTGATAATCATCACCCAATCAACCATCGATGCCAGATCAAAAATACTAACCCTATCATCGAATGGGAAAAAACAAGTTAAGGTTTTAGATGATGATTCAAACATTCAAATTCAAGATTTGATAGCTAAACTGAATGCAGATGAACAACAACGGTTATACCAGTCATTCTCAACTATTCAAAAACTATTATTTAAAGAGGAAAAGTAA
- a CDS encoding ABC transporter ATP-binding protein has translation MSTIELTNINKEFGSGLSRVKVLNDVNFKANKGELVLVLGPSGSGKSTFLTITGGLQTPTSGNVELSDKNIETIAKKDMENLRLKKIGFVLQAYNLVPYLTVKEQFTLVDKVKKDGNLTNDQLMELLKKLEIDEIINKYPAELSGGQNQRVAIARALYADPEIILADEPTASLDTGRVDEVGELLQSLAKAQNKAVVVVTHDLRLENYADRIYEIMDGHMTEKID, from the coding sequence ATGAGTACAATTGAATTAACAAATATAAATAAAGAATTTGGCAGTGGTTTAAGCCGTGTAAAAGTATTGAACGATGTGAATTTCAAGGCTAACAAAGGCGAGCTTGTGCTAGTTCTTGGTCCTTCTGGCTCTGGTAAAAGTACCTTTTTAACAATTACTGGAGGGCTGCAAACTCCCACTTCAGGAAATGTTGAACTCAGTGACAAAAACATTGAAACTATTGCAAAGAAGGATATGGAAAATCTTCGTCTAAAAAAGATTGGCTTTGTACTTCAAGCCTATAATCTTGTACCCTATTTAACAGTCAAAGAGCAATTCACATTAGTTGATAAGGTTAAGAAAGACGGTAATCTCACCAATGATCAATTGATGGAATTACTAAAAAAGCTAGAAATCGATGAGATCATCAATAAATATCCTGCTGAGCTTTCTGGTGGTCAAAACCAACGTGTGGCAATCGCCCGCGCACTCTATGCCGATCCAGAAATAATTTTAGCAGATGAACCAACTGCGTCACTTGATACTGGTCGTGTTGATGAGGTTGGTGAACTCTTACAATCTTTGGCAAAGGCACAAAATAAAGCTGTTGTAGTTGTGACTCATGATCTTCGTTTAGAAAATTATGCAGATAGAATTTATGAAATAATGGATGGTCATATGACTGAGAAAATAGATTAA
- a CDS encoding ABC transporter permease has protein sequence MYLALKEIKHEKLRYGLIIAMIVLISYLIFVLTSLALGLANENTEAIDSWDANSVVLNKDSNISLGQSFISNDEADKIDMTNKDAYLGQASVVAKASGHEQISSSYLGINKSQFIFKGLKLSSGHKATKNFEVVADEQFKNDGYKLGDKVKLNSYVHKFTIVGFTKGAKLNVAPVLYGNMNGWTELKNAGNTFKASAIVSKKNKVNVGDTNLKSYTMKTFINKLPGYSAQNQTFTFMIAFLMIISLIVIAVFLYILTIQKLPNYAVLRAQGIPAKVLVQTTISQSVILVISGLIIGTILTVATALLIPTSVPMNFNFPILSLVAVGLVLTSVLGAIIPVRTILKVDPVTVIGG, from the coding sequence ATGTACTTAGCACTTAAAGAAATCAAACACGAAAAATTAAGATATGGATTAATTATTGCAATGATTGTTTTGATTAGTTATTTGATATTTGTTTTAACCAGCTTGGCATTAGGTTTAGCAAACGAAAATACTGAAGCAATTGATTCTTGGGATGCAAACAGTGTTGTGTTAAACAAGGATTCTAATATAAGTTTAGGTCAATCATTTATATCTAATGATGAAGCGGACAAAATTGACATGACTAATAAAGATGCATACCTGGGACAAGCTTCTGTTGTCGCCAAGGCAAGTGGTCACGAGCAAATTTCTTCTAGTTATTTAGGAATTAATAAAAGTCAATTTATCTTTAAAGGTTTAAAACTTTCCAGTGGACACAAAGCTACTAAAAATTTCGAAGTCGTTGCTGATGAGCAGTTCAAAAATGACGGATATAAGCTCGGTGATAAAGTAAAATTAAATTCTTATGTTCATAAATTTACTATTGTCGGATTCACCAAGGGTGCAAAACTCAATGTTGCTCCGGTCCTCTACGGAAACATGAATGGTTGGACTGAGCTTAAAAATGCAGGAAATACATTCAAGGCAAGTGCTATTGTTTCGAAGAAAAATAAAGTCAATGTTGGTGACACTAACTTAAAGAGTTACACCATGAAAACTTTTATCAATAAATTACCTGGCTACTCAGCTCAAAACCAGACGTTTACATTCATGATTGCATTCTTAATGATTATTTCGTTAATTGTAATCGCAGTGTTCTTATACATCTTAACTATTCAAAAATTGCCTAACTATGCAGTCTTGCGTGCTCAGGGAATTCCTGCAAAGGTATTGGTCCAGACAACCATCTCCCAATCGGTTATTTTAGTGATTTCCGGATTAATTATCGGAACTATCTTAACGGTGGCAACGGCATTACTAATTCCAACTAGTGTGCCTATGAACTTCAACTTCCCTATTCTTTCGCTTGTAGCGGTGGGGCTGGTATTAACGAGTGTCCTTGGAGCTATTATTCCTGTTCGAACTATCTTAAAAGTCGATCCAGTGACTGTAATCGGAGGTTAA
- a CDS encoding TetR/AcrR family transcriptional regulator: MVSTTFENLNEDKKDKITAALLKEFSTHPLSGSKVSRIVEGSGIARGAFYKYFTDLTDAYDYIYKIAIKNVHADFSHDPNVHYTPKDYMKSVSNFVNQAGDSDYYNLIRMHVTTNEALLEHLKREQFSEITLKAHLDANTWANAVLTHETIKLALIYPESKDEILKRYFDALTILDAQEMS; this comes from the coding sequence ATGGTATCAACAACTTTTGAAAATTTAAACGAAGATAAAAAAGATAAAATCACAGCTGCACTACTCAAGGAATTTTCCACACATCCCCTTTCTGGTAGTAAAGTTTCAAGGATTGTCGAAGGCTCTGGAATCGCACGGGGAGCATTTTATAAATACTTTACCGACTTAACTGATGCATACGATTATATTTACAAAATTGCTATTAAAAATGTTCATGCAGATTTTTCACACGATCCAAATGTCCATTACACACCTAAGGATTATATGAAATCTGTTTCAAATTTTGTTAATCAAGCTGGTGATAGTGATTACTACAACTTAATAAGAATGCACGTCACTACAAATGAGGCATTATTGGAGCATCTTAAACGTGAACAATTTAGTGAGATCACATTAAAGGCGCATCTGGATGCAAATACATGGGCGAATGCAGTTTTAACACATGAAACTATCAAACTAGCCTTAATCTATCCCGAGTCAAAAGACGAAATTCTTAAAAGATACTTCGACGCATTAACAATATTAGACGCACAGGAGATGAGCTAA
- the gdhA gene encoding NADP-specific glutamate dehydrogenase, with translation MAEDVEAYIKNLKETISQRDPNQPEFQEAVFTVLDTLKPVLVKHPEYVKANILGSLVEPERAIQFRVPWQSDDGAYHVNRGFRVQFNSAIGPYKGGLRLHPSVNLSIVKFLGFEQILKNSLTGLPIGGGKGGSDFNPKGKSDSEIMRFCQSFMTELQRHIGPDLDVPAGDIGVGGREIGYLYGQYKRLNGSQNGILTGKGLEYGGSLARTEATGFGLIYYLDALIKGQGDSLKGKKVKISGSGNVAIYALKKATENGAKVVTVSDSNGYVYDENGIDLKTVQQIKEVERGRIKEYADKISTAKYSEGSVWDLDIDYDIALPCATQNEIDGKQAALAIKDGVKYVAEGANMPSDSDAIAAYKDNNVIYGPAKAANAGGVAVSALEMSQNSERLSWSFDDVDSRLKDIMENIYKMSDDADKEYGLEKDYQAGANIAGFEKVAKAMLAQGLV, from the coding sequence ATGGCAGAAGACGTTGAAGCTTATATTAAGAACTTAAAGGAAACAATTTCACAACGAGATCCTAATCAACCTGAATTTCAAGAAGCAGTATTTACAGTATTGGATACATTAAAACCAGTATTGGTTAAGCATCCAGAATACGTAAAAGCCAATATCTTGGGTTCATTAGTCGAGCCAGAGCGTGCAATCCAATTTAGAGTTCCATGGCAATCAGATGACGGGGCCTATCACGTCAACCGTGGTTTCCGTGTGCAATTCAATTCAGCAATCGGACCTTATAAAGGTGGATTGCGTTTACACCCAAGTGTTAATTTAAGTATTGTAAAATTCCTGGGATTCGAACAAATTTTAAAAAATAGTTTAACCGGACTACCTATTGGTGGTGGTAAAGGTGGATCTGATTTCAACCCTAAGGGTAAGTCAGACTCAGAAATTATGAGATTTTGTCAAAGCTTTATGACAGAATTACAACGTCATATCGGACCAGATCTGGATGTTCCAGCTGGTGATATTGGTGTTGGTGGACGTGAAATTGGTTACTTGTATGGTCAATATAAACGTCTCAATGGTTCACAAAATGGAATCTTAACTGGTAAAGGCCTTGAATATGGTGGTAGTTTAGCAAGAACTGAAGCTACTGGATTTGGTCTAATTTATTACTTAGACGCATTGATCAAAGGTCAAGGCGACTCATTGAAGGGCAAGAAGGTTAAGATTTCTGGCTCCGGTAATGTTGCCATTTATGCACTTAAAAAAGCTACAGAAAATGGTGCTAAAGTTGTGACGGTTTCAGATTCAAACGGTTATGTATATGATGAAAACGGAATTGATTTGAAGACAGTTCAACAAATCAAGGAAGTAGAACGTGGACGTATCAAAGAATATGCAGACAAAATTTCAACAGCCAAGTATTCAGAAGGCTCAGTTTGGGACTTAGACATCGATTATGATATTGCTTTGCCATGTGCAACTCAAAATGAAATTGACGGCAAACAAGCTGCACTAGCAATCAAAGATGGTGTTAAGTATGTTGCCGAAGGGGCTAACATGCCTAGTGATTCTGATGCAATTGCAGCATACAAAGACAACAACGTAATTTATGGACCTGCCAAAGCTGCCAATGCCGGTGGCGTTGCAGTTTCAGCTCTTGAAATGAGTCAAAACTCTGAACGTCTATCATGGTCATTTGATGATGTTGACAGTCGTTTAAAGGACATCATGGAAAACATCTACAAGATGTCTGATGATGCTGATAAAGAGTACGGCTTAGAGAAGGATTATCAAGCCGGTGCAAACATTGCTGGCTTCGAAAAAGTCGCAAAAGCAATGTTGGCACAAGGTTTGGTATAG
- a CDS encoding DMT family transporter encodes MTQARANRNLLLVAFMWGTSYTFIKMAIAGNMPPSVINGLRGLISAILVYIFFHNVVNDMTLEELKLGSIAGLLNFVVVQLQSTGLEFTTSSNSSFITATYVIFLPFITWIFFGKAPPRKIYLSIVICMVGMLFLTRIVSNGFELHIGDTLTILTAIVFAGQLAYYSFAMKKVRPQNIAFLLGAAQAVFALFYSFTIDLHKLPQINWQQSIVPVIILGVVATFAAQTLQVYSQKYTDTVTAGLILMTESLFASVISVIFGLEPLTRQLIIGGTLIIIATLIAQFDLRGIITRYVVTQKRVHFKKLK; translated from the coding sequence ATGACGCAAGCACGTGCTAACAGAAATCTGTTATTAGTTGCTTTTATGTGGGGAACTAGCTATACATTTATCAAAATGGCAATTGCTGGAAATATGCCTCCCTCTGTAATCAATGGTTTGCGGGGACTTATTTCAGCAATCTTAGTCTATATATTTTTTCATAATGTTGTAAATGACATGACCTTAGAAGAGCTTAAACTAGGATCCATTGCAGGTTTATTAAATTTTGTCGTCGTACAACTCCAATCAACAGGATTAGAGTTCACAACTTCGAGCAATAGTTCCTTCATAACCGCAACTTACGTGATATTTTTACCCTTCATCACTTGGATATTCTTTGGAAAAGCTCCACCTAGAAAAATATATTTATCAATAGTAATTTGCATGGTTGGAATGTTATTTTTAACAAGAATAGTCTCTAATGGTTTCGAACTTCACATCGGTGATACGTTAACTATCCTTACTGCAATAGTATTTGCCGGACAGTTAGCTTATTACAGCTTTGCAATGAAAAAAGTTCGTCCACAAAATATTGCATTTTTACTTGGGGCAGCCCAAGCAGTATTTGCCCTATTCTATTCATTCACAATCGACTTACACAAATTACCCCAAATAAATTGGCAACAATCCATCGTACCAGTAATTATTCTAGGAGTAGTAGCAACCTTCGCTGCCCAAACATTACAAGTATATAGTCAAAAATACACCGACACAGTAACTGCCGGACTAATATTAATGACTGAATCATTATTTGCCAGCGTAATTTCAGTAATATTCGGCCTCGAACCGTTAACAAGGCAACTAATAATAGGTGGAACCCTAATAATAATAGCAACATTAATAGCACAATTTGACCTAAGAGGAATAATAACAAGATATGTAGTAACCCAAAAAAGAGTCCATTTCAAAAAACTGAAATGA
- a CDS encoding DMT family transporter yields the protein MNWIYLITAGLFEVVWATFMKLSHGFSKLDYTIFTILGMIVSFILLAKATKSLPLSIAYPIWTGIGAVGSIIVGVTFFGDKIGGLTWVFIALLLVSIVGIKITTS from the coding sequence ATGAATTGGATTTATTTAATAACAGCGGGATTGTTCGAAGTTGTGTGGGCAACTTTTATGAAATTAAGCCACGGATTTTCAAAGTTAGACTACACAATTTTTACAATACTAGGAATGATTGTCAGTTTCATATTACTGGCAAAAGCAACAAAATCATTACCTTTATCAATTGCCTATCCCATTTGGACTGGCATTGGAGCAGTTGGCTCAATCATTGTTGGTGTTACCTTTTTCGGAGACAAAATTGGTGGATTAACCTGGGTATTTATCGCACTTCTGCTCGTCAGCATCGTCGGTATCAAGATTACAACTAGTTGA
- a CDS encoding MFS transporter, translated as MEHRKSIYILVFSNFLICLGIGLVIPVTPFIKNEFHYTTSDMGVMTSLFAFAQFIASPIVGRISDKIGRKPVIVVGLATYMVSEIIFALATTLPLFNISRIIGGLSAAMVVPTSMALASDLTTLKERAKVIGWLSAAFSGGLILGPGIGGMLAGISYKTPFWFAAALGLVSAIFTQVLLHDADKTVLEADVEKAQSKKSGSYLSILTAPLIILFTMILVSSFGLQGFESIYSIYVNQVFNFGIGTIATVLILNGIISMILQVSMFNWLVNKLGEVKLIGYCFLLSAISVVWILFAKSTIEVIIATLIVFSSFDLLRPAITTLLTKAGRADQQGLINGMNMSLTSIGNIVGPLISGALMDWNPHSPYTVVAVILTLSFFFTFIVRKFPITVSEN; from the coding sequence ATGGAGCATAGGAAATCTATTTATATTTTAGTATTTAGTAACTTTTTGATTTGTCTTGGAATTGGGTTGGTGATTCCGGTCACCCCGTTTATTAAAAATGAATTTCATTACACAACTTCTGATATGGGAGTCATGACTTCACTTTTTGCCTTTGCGCAATTCATTGCATCCCCTATTGTCGGACGCATTTCAGATAAAATTGGTCGTAAACCTGTTATTGTTGTTGGTTTAGCAACTTATATGGTTTCGGAGATCATTTTCGCACTGGCAACTACTTTGCCACTATTCAATATTTCCAGAATCATCGGTGGTTTGTCTGCCGCTATGGTTGTTCCAACTTCAATGGCTTTAGCATCAGATCTTACAACTCTTAAAGAGCGTGCCAAAGTTATCGGTTGGCTTTCTGCAGCATTTAGTGGTGGATTGATATTAGGTCCTGGTATTGGTGGAATGCTCGCAGGAATTAGTTACAAGACACCATTTTGGTTTGCTGCTGCATTAGGCCTTGTTTCAGCAATATTTACTCAAGTATTGTTACATGATGCCGACAAAACTGTGCTTGAAGCTGATGTCGAAAAGGCTCAATCTAAAAAATCGGGTTCATATCTTTCAATTTTGACAGCACCGCTAATAATTTTATTCACGATGATTTTAGTATCATCATTTGGTCTCCAAGGATTCGAAAGTATCTACAGTATTTATGTTAATCAAGTGTTCAACTTTGGAATCGGAACAATTGCAACCGTGTTAATTTTAAACGGGATAATTTCCATGATCCTACAAGTAAGTATGTTCAATTGGTTGGTTAACAAACTTGGTGAGGTCAAACTTATTGGTTACTGTTTCTTACTAAGTGCAATTTCTGTAGTTTGGATATTATTCGCTAAATCAACTATTGAAGTAATCATCGCAACTTTGATTGTGTTCTCTTCATTCGATTTGCTCAGACCGGCAATCACTACCTTGTTAACAAAAGCAGGCAGAGCTGATCAACAAGGTTTAATCAACGGTATGAATATGTCACTAACATCAATTGGTAACATCGTTGGACCATTGATTTCAGGTGCATTAATGGACTGGAATCCACATTCACCATACACAGTCGTAGCCGTAATTCTAACCTTGTCATTCTTCTTCACATTCATTGTTAGGAAGTTTCCAATCACAGTTAGTGAAAATTAA
- a CDS encoding IS110 family transposase — MSDIIALDVSKGHSYCVYYRNDSCVTEFNFQHNKLGFDRLCATVKCATNPTFYFEATGIYSRPIERFCRENKIPYALLNPLELHLKTENLRRVKTDDKDAHKIALSAFNNHYRLVQFQDEKYLKLRELSRFYEKVENSRKLYNLQLHNEIQQTFPEIEHFFAKKTSFLALNTINTFPHPDLISGLSRTKLKNALIGETNKFISKDNALKYADKLLRLAKNSSPAVHVDDIQVQEVQYYSRLLINLTIQKNKLKKQMIEMAKKLPDFEIISSMPGIGQMTAAMLLGEIGDFTRFDNANQLNAYVGIDLIRYQSGQYLRKDHINKRGNPKARELLFIAVRNMIKQQSAAPNHIVDYYYKLKKQPVPKKDKVATVACMNKTLKCLFSMIEHREKYAYAYTDSKSTEIN, encoded by the coding sequence ATGTCAGATATAATTGCTTTAGATGTTTCCAAAGGACACAGCTATTGTGTCTATTACCGTAATGATAGCTGTGTTACTGAATTTAATTTTCAACACAACAAGTTAGGCTTTGATAGATTATGTGCCACCGTTAAATGTGCAACCAATCCAACATTCTACTTTGAGGCGACAGGTATATATTCCCGTCCCATTGAGAGATTCTGCAGAGAGAACAAAATTCCATATGCCCTTCTAAATCCTCTTGAGCTACATCTTAAAACCGAGAATTTACGTCGGGTTAAAACCGATGATAAAGATGCACATAAAATTGCATTGAGTGCTTTTAATAATCACTATCGGTTGGTTCAATTTCAAGATGAAAAATATTTAAAACTAAGAGAACTGAGTCGGTTCTATGAGAAAGTTGAGAATTCTCGTAAGTTGTATAATTTACAATTACATAATGAAATCCAGCAGACTTTCCCGGAGATAGAGCATTTCTTTGCCAAGAAAACATCGTTTCTAGCACTGAATACAATAAATACATTTCCTCATCCCGATTTGATTTCAGGGCTTTCAAGGACAAAACTAAAGAATGCTTTAATAGGCGAGACCAATAAGTTCATATCAAAAGACAATGCTTTAAAATATGCAGATAAATTATTACGTCTTGCTAAGAACAGTTCCCCTGCAGTACATGTAGACGATATTCAAGTGCAAGAAGTTCAATATTATTCGCGTCTATTAATCAATTTGACTATCCAAAAGAACAAGTTGAAAAAGCAAATGATTGAGATGGCAAAGAAACTTCCTGACTTTGAGATTATTTCTTCAATGCCAGGTATCGGCCAGATGACAGCCGCTATGTTATTGGGTGAGATAGGTGACTTCACTAGATTCGATAATGCGAATCAACTGAATGCATACGTAGGGATAGATCTTATTAGATATCAATCAGGTCAGTATTTGCGAAAGGATCATATAAACAAACGAGGGAATCCTAAAGCACGAGAACTACTATTCATCGCAGTAAGAAACATGATCAAACAACAATCAGCGGCACCTAATCATATTGTGGATTACTATTACAAACTAAAAAAGCAACCCGTTCCCAAGAAGGATAAGGTTGCCACAGTAGCTTGTATGAACAAGACACTGAAATGTCTATTCTCTATGATCGAACATAGAGAGAAATATGCTTACGCATATACGGACTCGAAGTCCACAGAGATAAACTGA
- a CDS encoding metallophosphoesterase family protein — MSKFKIAQITDMHLTPDGSHPAQHQKIDPYLKLNTIFRDIRLMNERPHMISITGDLIHGGSSEDYSKLAKVLSHHMDKLNIPINVVLGNHDNTPAFFEGFLKQPLREKYYYSIPTPNIDFYFLDTKFHNYEPGYLGQDQLIWLRENLAENPNKEAIIFMHHPLDGPALHHMRYSILQESTELMEIIKEQNVRAIFSGHVHFSTSFCRGKMLVHTADSSAYHINCDNIHKHLVYDSTNYDLITIEDTEIGVETRNLFSGQDIINHIDVDDTGFVNLDVFR, encoded by the coding sequence ATGAGTAAGTTTAAGATTGCTCAAATTACAGACATGCACTTAACACCTGACGGGTCACATCCGGCACAACATCAAAAGATTGATCCGTATTTAAAATTAAACACCATTTTTAGAGATATTCGTTTGATGAACGAACGTCCACATATGATATCGATTACCGGGGACTTGATTCATGGTGGCAGTTCTGAAGACTATTCCAAGTTGGCTAAAGTTTTAAGTCATCATATGGATAAATTAAATATTCCTATTAATGTTGTTTTGGGAAATCACGATAATACACCCGCGTTTTTCGAAGGTTTTTTAAAGCAGCCACTGCGAGAAAAATATTATTACTCTATTCCAACACCTAATATCGATTTTTATTTTTTAGATACGAAATTTCATAACTATGAGCCAGGTTATCTTGGTCAAGATCAACTTATTTGGTTGCGTGAAAATTTAGCTGAGAATCCCAATAAGGAAGCAATTATTTTCATGCATCATCCACTGGATGGTCCGGCACTTCATCACATGCGATATAGTATTTTGCAAGAAAGCACTGAATTAATGGAAATAATTAAAGAACAGAATGTTCGAGCAATATTTTCGGGACACGTTCATTTTTCAACTTCATTTTGTAGAGGTAAGATGTTAGTTCATACAGCAGATTCGTCTGCGTACCATATCAATTGCGACAATATACATAAGCATCTAGTTTATGATTCAACAAATTATGATCTTATTACTATTGAAGATACTGAAATTGGGGTAGAAACACGCAACTTATTTTCTGGACAGGATATTATTAATCATATCGATGTTGACGATACAGGTTTTGTAAATTTAGATGTATTTCGATAG